The sequence GTAGACTAGGCTTAATTATAATAGATCAAGAAAACAGTACTGAATATATAAAACAAAAACCGTGTTATTACAATACAAAATTTATAGCTATTATTAGAGCTTATCAAGAAAATATTCCTATAATTCTTGAATCTATAACTCCAGATTTACTTACTTTAAAAAAATTACATTCTAAAAAATATTTATATTTTAATTTGTACAAAAAAAATATTAAATATGTAAAAAATACTACTAATATTATAGACATGAAAAAATCAAAATGTTATGGAATTTTTTCAACTGAAATTATAAAAAAAATATACTCTTCTTTAAAAAATCAAAAAACAACAATACTTATTATTGCAAAAAAAATGATTTTTTTCTCTGTACTAATATGCTTACATTGTTCACTAATTATGAAATGCAGTACTTGTAATAATTTTTATAAATTGAATACCCTAAAAGAAGAATTATTTTGTCATAATTGTTTTTCTATTATAAAACAATTTGTAAAATGTATGTACTGTCAATCTTACTGTTTACATATTTTAAATATAAATAGAAAAAACATAAATAAATTGTTAAATATCACTTTCAAAAAAATAAGATTTTTATTTTTTAACTTAATAGATGACAATTGTACAACAAAAAACTATTTAAACATTCTTAATTTAACTAAAAATAGCCCTAGAATAATTCTAATGTCAGATTCATTAGAAAATTTAACTTTTATTTCAAATATTAAAAATATTGTTTTTTTTAATCTAGACTATTATTTCTACTACTATAAATTTCGTGCTATGGAATTTTTTAGTCATGCGTATATTAATTGCACATATAACGTTTCTGCTAAATTAAAAAAAACAAATACATTTATTCCAACATACTTTTCTAAAAATCACTCACTTAATATATTAGTGTATAAAGGTTTTTATTCATTTATTAATAATTTACTAAAATTAAGAAAGTATAATATACTACCACCGTATACAACACATATTATATTAAAAATAACAAGCAATTTTTCAAAAAACGTACAATATGCAATATCGTTAATAAATAGTTTAATTAAGAATAATTTTAAAATACCGAATGGTTCCCTTCTAATAATGCCGTGTACAATGTTTTCAATTAATAAATTTACACAACAACATTCTTCTTCTATACTTTTACAATATTATTGCAAAAACTTTTTAAATAAAATATTAAATTTTATTCTTCAATCAACAAAAAAAATTTTTTTACGTTATAAAATCAAAATCCTTATTATAGTAGATCCTGTAAACTATTAACAAACTTATTTTTTAAATATATATAACTAATTAAAAAAAATTTAGTCATTAAATTAATTAAACTCATTATCAATAGATAAAAATAATACAACTATACGATTTTCTGATAAGATTATATCTTATATATTATTATATATAATGGTAATTAGTTACTAATTCACGTTTAAACTATCAAATAAAATAAATATCTATATTATAGGAACTTTCTGTGCAAATAAATAAACTATTACAAGAACTAAAAAATAGAGGATTAATTTCTAAAATAGCTCATGAAAAAGAATTAATTCAAAACCTATCAAGTAATCATTCTTTCAAAATATACTGTGGATTTGATCCAACTGCTGATAGTCTTCATGTCGGCCATTTACTTCCTATGTTATGCATTAAATATTTTCAAATTATAAAATGTATTCCTATAATTTTAATTGGAGGAGCAACTAGTATTATAGGAGATCCGAGTTTTAAAGATAAAGAAAGACGTTTTAATTTTAAAACTGAAACAAAAAATCTATGGGAAAAAAAAATTACTAAACAACTTATTACATTTTTTAAAATAAAAAACAAAAAAAATACAATTAAAGTTTTAAATAACTTTAATTGGATAAATAATATTAATATTATAGACTTTTTAAGTATTATTGGAAAACAATTTTCAGTAAATAAAATGATAAAAAAAGAATCTGTTAAACAACGAATTACGAAATCAAAGTCAGGAATTTCTTTTACGGAATTTTCTTATAGTTTACTACAATCATATGATTTTTTATGGTTGTTTAAAAACTATAAAGTAATCCTGCAAATAGGAGGTTCAGATCAATGGGGGAATATCACTTCTGGAATTCATCTAATTAAAAATTTATATAAAAAGAACGTTTCCGGAATAACTGTTCCTCTACTTCTTCAATCTAACGGTAAAAAATTTGGAAAAACAGAAAAAGAAACTATTTGGTTAAATGAAAAAAAAACTACTCCTTATAAATTTTATCAGTTTTGGTTGAATACACAAGATAAGTACATAATAAACTTTCTAAAATTATTTACATTAATAAATTTGCATAAAATAAATAAAATAGAAGAAAAATTTATGTATAAAAAAGTAGTTTTAAAAATAAAAAAAATATTAGCAAGTTATATTACTAGGTTAATACACGGAAAACATAGGTTATTATCAGCACAACGCATCACCAACTACTTATTTTCTGACTCTTTTTTAGAAGTTTTTAAAACTGATTTTCAACAATTAAAAATTGACGGAATCCCATCTACATTAGTTTCCAAAGAAACTAATTTACAAAAAGCATTATTAATTTCTAAATTATCCTCTTCTAAACGTCAATCTAGATATTTAATAAAAAATAAATCTATTAGAATAAACAAGAAGCTACAAAAAGATATTCACTATAAATTTTCTAAAAATGATAAAATTTTTAATAAATATACAATTTTAAGTAAAGGAAAAAGAAACCATTGTTTATTATTTTGGAACAAATAATTTTTTATTAAAATATTTTTATAAAATTAAAATATTTTATATAAAAAAAACTATATAGTAAAACTTTCTCCACATCCACAACGGTGTAATTCTTTAGCATTATAAAAAGTAAAATTTCTATTTATTCCATTTTTAATATAATCAATAGTAATTCCATCTAAAAATTTAACATCTTTTTTTAATACATAAATACTCATATTTTTATGCATAAAGATTATATGATTATTATCATTACTTTTAGAATACACTTCTATTCCATAACGAAAACCAGCACATCCAGATTTTTTTAAAAAAAATTGTATATTTTTCTCTTTATTATTACATAATAAACGATATATTTGTATTTTTGCATTATTAGTTATAATTATCCCCGACCAATTTCCATATTTAGGAATAAAAATACTTGTTTCATTAAATATCATTTTTTACCTTTTTTTTATAAAATACTTATATAATTAAATACATAAATACTAAATTACTAAAAATAAAATATTATTTATAACTTTTTTTTGTGAATAGAAGAAATTTTCTTTATTTATATATAAATTTATTATTAATAACTTTAAATAAAACATATGTAAATTTTTTTTTATAGATTTATATCTATAACATTTAAAATAAAAAATATAAATTGTTTACTTTATATATATATATTTTAAAACAAATCGATCTAAAAATATTGCGTATAATTTTATTTTTTTTATTAAAATTATTTAAATTTTAAATTATTTATTATATAAAATTAATGAATTTATACTTCTTGTACTTTAATAAATTTTAAAAATATAAAATTATTTATAATCATCAATATACTATAAAACATATCTTCTGTATTAATATTATAAAAATAATAATACTTATATATTCTTCATTAATATAAAAATAAAAAATTACGTCACTAAACACTCATTTAATATCATAATAATATGTAAACTATAAATTTTATAGTAATAAATTTTTATATAAATTATTAACATGTATTAAAAACAGATTATCCAATTACTAATTGGAAAAACTAAATTTAGTTGTTAATAATTATTAATTATACATCTATAAAAACAAAATAGATAAAAATTAAACTAATTTATACAGATAGTTTATTAACTTTAAACTATATTGCTTAATGCAATTAAAAATTATTCAAAAAAATAAAAATATATTGTTATAATATATTATTATTTTTTAAATATTTATTTTCCTAAATCTGTTAAAAACAATAATACGTTACTATATATACCATTTATATATATAACTATTTATCTTTTACCTTTAATTCACTTAATTAAATTAATATAATTGTTTATTTGAAAAAAAAATTAAAATTTAATTCTATTTTTTATTTATTAATAAAATTAAACTAATATTACTTATTTAAAAAATGTTATATATTTCTATATAAAAAATTAAAACTATTGTAATAAAATAATTATCTATAATAATAACTTAATGTACTACTATCATAAATTGTAAAACATATTCTATATTTAATATTTTAAAAGTATATATATATTACTTATATTACACTTATCTTAGAGATAAATATGAAAAAAACAGATGAACTACGTACTATACGAATTGATCCATTAATAACTCCAGCTGAGTTAGCTAAACGTTATACTATAACTTCATCTATTATGGACAATGTTATACAAACTCGAAAAAATATTGCTAATATTATTAGAGGAAAAGATAAACGACTATTAGTCATTATCGGACCATGTTCTCTACACGATCCTATAGCAGCAATCGAATATGCTACAAACCTTTATAAATTAAGAAAAAAATTTCGTGATAGATTAGAAATAGTCATGAGAACATATTTTGAAAAACCTAGAACTGTTGTAGGCTGGAAAGGATTAATTTCTGATCCTTATCTTGACGGAACTATGAAAGTTAACGAAGGATTAAGTATTGCTCGAAAATTATTACTTGATATAAATTCTTTAGGTATGCCAGCTGCTACAGAGTTCTTAGATATGGTTATAGGACAATTTATTGCCGACTTAATTAGTTGGGGAGCAATAGGAGCAAGAACAACAGAAAGTCAAATTCATCGAGAAATGGCTTCAGCTTTGTCTTGTCCAGTAGGATTCAAAAATGGAACAGATGGTAACATACGAATAGCTATCGATGCTATTCGTGCTACACAAGTTAAACATCTTTTTTTAGCTCCAAACAAACATGGTCAAATGAGTATTAATCATACTAGCGGAAACCCATTCGGGCACCTTATTATGCGAGGTGGAATAATGCCTAATTATCATTCCGAAAACATTGCGCAAGCAGTTAAATATTTAAAAAAGTTTAATTTACCAGAACACTTAATGATAGATTTTAGTCACGGTAACTGTCTAAAACAACATTTAAGACAAATTGACGTATGCGAATCAGTAACTAGACAAATAAAAACCGGCTCAACATCTATAGCAGGTGTCATGATTGAAAGTTTTTTAAAGGAAGGATCTCAACCTCTACAGCCGAAAAG comes from Buchnera aphidicola (Anoecia oenotherae) and encodes:
- a CDS encoding 3-deoxy-7-phosphoheptulonate synthase; the protein is MKKTDELRTIRIDPLITPAELAKRYTITSSIMDNVIQTRKNIANIIRGKDKRLLVIIGPCSLHDPIAAIEYATNLYKLRKKFRDRLEIVMRTYFEKPRTVVGWKGLISDPYLDGTMKVNEGLSIARKLLLDINSLGMPAATEFLDMVIGQFIADLISWGAIGARTTESQIHREMASALSCPVGFKNGTDGNIRIAIDAIRATQVKHLFLAPNKHGQMSINHTSGNPFGHLIMRGGIMPNYHSENIAQAVKYLKKFNLPEHLMIDFSHGNCLKQHLRQIDVCESVTRQIKTGSTSIAGVMIESFLKEGSQPLQPKSQLVYGKSITDPCLNWKNSELIINKLAESVDSRF
- the tyrS gene encoding tyrosine--tRNA ligase; protein product: MQINKLLQELKNRGLISKIAHEKELIQNLSSNHSFKIYCGFDPTADSLHVGHLLPMLCIKYFQIIKCIPIILIGGATSIIGDPSFKDKERRFNFKTETKNLWEKKITKQLITFFKIKNKKNTIKVLNNFNWINNINIIDFLSIIGKQFSVNKMIKKESVKQRITKSKSGISFTEFSYSLLQSYDFLWLFKNYKVILQIGGSDQWGNITSGIHLIKNLYKKNVSGITVPLLLQSNGKKFGKTEKETIWLNEKKTTPYKFYQFWLNTQDKYIINFLKLFTLINLHKINKIEEKFMYKKVVLKIKKILASYITRLIHGKHRLLSAQRITNYLFSDSFLEVFKTDFQQLKIDGIPSTLVSKETNLQKALLISKLSSSKRQSRYLIKNKSIRINKKLQKDIHYKFSKNDKIFNKYTILSKGKRNHCLLFWNK
- a CDS encoding iron-sulfur cluster assembly accessory protein; amino-acid sequence: MIFNETSIFIPKYGNWSGIIITNNAKIQIYRLLCNNKEKNIQFFLKKSGCAGFRYGIEVYSKSNDNNHIIFMHKNMSIYVLKKDVKFLDGITIDYIKNGINRNFTFYNAKELHRCGCGESFTI